A stretch of the Chloroflexota bacterium genome encodes the following:
- the uvrA gene encoding excinuclease ABC subunit UvrA, whose product MSIDSILVKGAREHNLKNIDVVIPRDRLVVITGVSGSGKSSLAFDTIYAEGQRKYVESLSAYARQFLGQMEKPDVDYIDGLSPAISIDQRGPSRNPRSIVGTVTEIYDYLRLLFARVGHPHCPKCGREIAQQTVQQIVDSILALPLSSRIMIMAPLVRDRKGEHQAIFEDLRKAGYVRVRVDGRMYDLSEEFQLDKNKKHLIEAVIDRLIIEEATDVSRVADSVETALKLGAGVVLISIADGDELLFSEHFACVHCGISVGEIAPRTFSFNSPHGACPDCTGLGHKLEIDPELVIPDKSFSLAEGAIRPWARAGSMSSWYEDMVETVARRHGLSTDVPVEELSQEQLNIILYGNEDGSKAVHRDRYWRASDYHTSFEGVIPNLERRYRDTESDYSRSEIERYMTSYLCPTCQGKRLKPESLGVTIDGKNIIDVTSMSIAEALEWIRSIGDDKASTPKLSPREFTIAHQILKEIRARLGFLIDIGLDYLTLDRPSATLSGGESQRIRLATQIGSGLMGVLYICDEPTVGLHAADNRRLITTLERLRDLGNTVITVEHDEAMMLAADYIIDMGPGAGEHGGEVVAAGTIADIKSCPDSITGQYLSGKKEIPLPLKRRSGSGKEMVIKGARHNNLKNIDVHIPLGMLVCITGVSGSGKSTLIEEILYKKLAQIFYRAKDRPGECDEILGLEQIDKVIDIDQSPIGRTPRSNAATYTTTFTAIRELFAQVPEARMRGYTPGRFSFNVKGGRCEACQGQGYTQIEMQFLPNVTVACELCKGKRYNREALEVRFKGKNIAEVLDMSVEEALGFFEHFPRVKPKLQTLYDVGLGYMRIGQPATTLSGGEAQRVKLASELSRRSTGRTLYILDEPTTGLSFHDVAALLAVLQRLVEGGNTVIIIEHHLDVIKNADYIIDLGPGAGEKGGYIVATGTPEEIARNDRCLTGQYLRPLIERSGQNIARPALR is encoded by the coding sequence ATGTCGATAGATTCTATTCTGGTCAAGGGAGCTCGGGAGCACAACCTGAAGAATATCGATGTGGTTATACCACGTGATAGGCTGGTGGTAATCACAGGGGTATCAGGTTCAGGCAAGAGTTCCCTGGCCTTTGACACCATCTATGCCGAAGGACAGCGCAAGTATGTGGAATCACTTTCTGCCTACGCACGCCAGTTCTTGGGACAGATGGAAAAACCGGACGTGGATTATATCGATGGCCTTTCGCCTGCCATATCCATCGACCAAAGAGGCCCATCGCGCAATCCGCGCTCCATAGTCGGGACAGTAACCGAAATCTATGACTACCTGAGGCTGCTGTTCGCCCGCGTCGGTCATCCTCACTGCCCCAAATGCGGACGCGAAATCGCCCAGCAAACGGTACAGCAGATCGTCGACTCAATTCTAGCCCTGCCCCTGAGCAGCCGCATCATGATTATGGCCCCCCTGGTGAGGGATCGCAAAGGCGAGCACCAGGCAATTTTTGAAGATTTGCGGAAGGCAGGATATGTACGGGTAAGAGTCGATGGGCGCATGTATGACCTGTCTGAGGAATTCCAGCTCGACAAAAACAAGAAGCATTTAATTGAGGCTGTGATCGATCGTTTGATTATTGAAGAGGCAACGGACGTCAGCCGCGTTGCCGATTCGGTGGAAACCGCTCTGAAGTTGGGTGCGGGAGTGGTGCTTATCTCTATAGCTGATGGAGACGAACTGCTGTTTTCCGAGCACTTTGCCTGTGTTCATTGTGGGATCAGCGTGGGAGAGATTGCCCCTCGAACTTTCAGCTTCAACAGTCCCCATGGGGCCTGTCCTGACTGCACCGGTTTGGGCCATAAGCTGGAAATCGATCCTGAACTGGTCATTCCGGATAAGAGTTTTAGTCTGGCTGAGGGCGCTATTCGGCCCTGGGCACGGGCAGGTTCCATGAGCAGTTGGTATGAAGATATGGTGGAGACAGTGGCCCGGCGCCATGGTCTCTCCACTGACGTACCAGTCGAAGAACTCTCACAGGAACAACTGAACATTATCCTCTACGGCAACGAGGATGGGTCGAAGGCTGTGCACAGAGATCGCTACTGGAGAGCCAGTGACTATCACACGAGCTTCGAGGGGGTGATCCCTAACCTGGAGCGCCGTTACAGAGACACGGAATCTGACTATAGCCGCAGCGAGATCGAGCGCTACATGACTTCCTACCTTTGCCCTACATGCCAGGGGAAGCGGCTCAAACCGGAGTCGCTGGGCGTAACCATCGATGGAAAGAACATTATAGATGTGACCTCCATGTCGATTGCCGAAGCCCTTGAGTGGATACGATCCATCGGTGATGACAAGGCCAGTACTCCTAAGTTAAGTCCCCGTGAGTTTACCATTGCGCATCAAATACTGAAGGAGATTCGAGCGCGCCTGGGCTTTCTCATAGACATAGGTTTGGACTATCTCACGTTGGATCGACCTTCGGCTACCCTCAGTGGGGGCGAGTCTCAACGGATTCGTTTAGCTACTCAGATAGGGAGCGGGCTCATGGGGGTACTCTACATCTGTGATGAGCCTACGGTAGGCCTGCATGCTGCCGATAACCGCCGCTTGATTACCACATTGGAACGTCTGCGGGACCTGGGGAATACTGTGATCACCGTCGAGCACGACGAGGCGATGATGTTGGCTGCCGACTACATCATCGACATGGGGCCTGGTGCCGGTGAGCATGGTGGAGAAGTTGTTGCCGCCGGGACTATAGCAGACATCAAGTCTTGTCCCGACTCCATAACCGGTCAATATCTCAGCGGGAAGAAAGAGATACCCCTTCCCCTCAAACGCCGCAGCGGGTCAGGGAAAGAGATGGTTATCAAAGGAGCGCGGCATAATAACCTGAAGAATATTGACGTACATATCCCTCTGGGAATGCTCGTTTGTATTACCGGGGTATCAGGCAGCGGCAAGAGCACGCTTATTGAAGAGATACTTTACAAGAAGCTGGCTCAGATATTTTACAGAGCCAAGGACAGGCCGGGTGAATGCGATGAAATACTCGGGTTAGAGCAAATTGACAAAGTAATTGACATCGACCAGTCCCCCATTGGGCGGACTCCGAGAAGCAACGCGGCCACCTATACCACCACCTTCACCGCTATCCGCGAACTGTTCGCTCAAGTCCCTGAAGCAAGGATGCGGGGATACACCCCGGGTCGCTTCTCTTTCAATGTCAAAGGAGGGCGCTGTGAGGCTTGCCAGGGGCAGGGCTACACTCAGATCGAGATGCAGTTCCTTCCCAATGTCACTGTAGCCTGTGAGTTATGTAAAGGAAAACGCTACAATCGAGAGGCCCTGGAGGTCCGTTTCAAGGGTAAGAATATCGCCGAAGTGTTGGATATGAGTGTTGAGGAAGCCCTGGGATTCTTCGAGCATTTCCCCAGGGTAAAGCCTAAATTGCAGACACTCTACGATGTAGGCCTCGGTTATATGAGGATTGGCCAGCCAGCTACCACACTGTCCGGCGGGGAAGCTCAGCGAGTAAAACTAGCCTCTGAGCTCTCCAGAAGGTCTACAGGGAGGACCCTCTACATTCTGGATGAACCTACCACCGGTCTTTCTTTTCATGACGTGGCTGCTCTGTTAGCCGTGCTGCAAAGGCTGGTGGAAGGCGGCAATACGGTGATCATTATCGAACACCATCTGGATGTAATTAAGAACGCCGATTATATCATTGACCTCGGCCCTGGGGCTGGCGAAAAGGGTGGCTACATAGTAGCCACAGGAACACCTGAGGAGATAGCCCGGAATGACAGATGTCTCACCGGTCAGTATTTGCGGCCTCTGATAGAGAGGTCCGGTCAGAATATTGCCAGGCCTGCCCTGAGGTAG
- a CDS encoding TraX family protein: MASAKDGVAAGPLKAMVIPVRSVYRYGIDVNSHDLVKVMAILTMVIDHTGKFFVDDNVWFRLVGRMAAGLFFFLVGYSGSYRFKLQILVLGIALWTIEILTSTAPTLFERMLPVNILISFVLIKAILDRFDPAEMRTESLLILLGILMVLSLPTYLVLEYGTLGLSYAIGARLLRQRHPLGRSWICATVGIHFLFETVGLLIWNSDVSVHVLLFAIPLLGILFTVNLATFLNYKFRTFRVEPRWMRMLLVYVSRYSLQIYFFHLAAFMIVYRIILR, from the coding sequence ATGGCTTCAGCGAAGGACGGCGTGGCTGCAGGCCCTCTGAAGGCCATGGTGATCCCAGTGAGGAGTGTCTACCGCTATGGCATAGACGTCAACAGCCATGACTTGGTTAAGGTCATGGCTATCTTGACGATGGTCATAGACCACACGGGCAAATTCTTCGTGGATGACAATGTCTGGTTCCGTCTGGTGGGCCGCATGGCAGCCGGACTCTTCTTCTTTCTAGTGGGATATTCAGGTTCATATAGATTCAAATTACAGATACTAGTTCTCGGCATTGCCCTGTGGACTATCGAAATTCTGACCAGTACCGCTCCTACCTTGTTTGAACGTATGCTGCCGGTGAACATATTAATCAGCTTCGTGCTGATAAAGGCAATTCTGGACAGGTTCGACCCAGCAGAAATGCGCACCGAATCCCTGTTGATTCTCCTGGGCATTCTGATGGTCTTGAGTCTTCCTACCTACCTCGTGTTGGAATATGGCACCCTCGGCCTCTCCTATGCAATAGGAGCGAGATTGCTACGCCAGCGCCATCCGCTCGGCCGTTCCTGGATTTGTGCCACAGTGGGCATTCATTTTCTCTTTGAGACGGTCGGGCTCCTCATATGGAATTCCGACGTGTCAGTACATGTGCTTCTCTTTGCTATTCCATTGCTCGGCATTCTGTTCACCGTGAATCTCGCCACATTCCTGAACTACAAATTTCGCACTTTTCGGGTTGAACCAAGGTGGATGAGGATGCTGTTAGTATATGTGTCCCGCTATTCTCTACAAATCTACTTTTTCCACCTTGCTGCCTTCATGATTGTCTACCGCATTATCTTGCGTTGA
- the def gene encoding peptide deformylase, whose product MIAALAVVGGYTIADKVSAGKKETLPVVMYPNEVLRNVAQPVGDIGEEERQLATLMVDTLEKTDAHGLSAPQVGVSRRIIAVKLGNGVTSGFKIGVMVNPEIIAREGSSADIESCLSLPKGRKVEVTRSDRITVRYLTLSGEEATLEVTGSDACMVQHEIDHLDGIIIIDYAKKFNLDSKVVVGAIVIYAVALSVASGLYISNRMKERKAR is encoded by the coding sequence ATGATTGCTGCCTTAGCAGTGGTAGGCGGCTACACCATAGCTGACAAGGTTTCTGCAGGCAAAAAGGAGACCCTGCCAGTTGTGATGTATCCAAACGAGGTCCTCCGAAACGTTGCCCAGCCTGTTGGGGACATAGGTGAGGAGGAAAGACAACTCGCCACGCTGATGGTAGACACGTTAGAGAAGACAGATGCCCATGGCCTATCAGCCCCTCAGGTTGGCGTATCACGGAGAATCATAGCCGTGAAACTCGGCAATGGTGTTACGTCGGGGTTCAAGATTGGCGTCATGGTTAACCCTGAAATCATTGCACGAGAAGGAAGTAGTGCCGACATCGAGTCCTGTCTCAGTCTTCCAAAAGGACGAAAGGTGGAGGTGACTCGAAGTGACCGGATAACGGTGAGATATCTTACTTTGAGCGGCGAAGAAGCCACGTTAGAGGTAACAGGCTCGGATGCCTGCATGGTTCAGCATGAAATTGACCATCTGGATGGGATTATCATCATAGACTACGCCAAGAAATTCAATCTTGATAGTAAGGTAGTGGTCGGGGCAATTGTCATCTATGCAGTTGCTCTCTCCGTGGCGTCTGGATTGTACATCTCCAACAGAATGAAAGAAAGAAAGGCGCGGTGA
- the pth gene encoding aminoacyl-tRNA hydrolase: protein MKLIIGLGNPGKDYSRNRHNVGFRCINYLAKAHGISLGQRNCQAQHGMGQIAGVKAVLAKPRTFMNLSGGSVKLLVHRFKATPADIVIIHDDLDLPVGKVRLYSNGGSGGHKGIVSVIAILGSRDFVRIRVGIGRPVTDTDAADYVLGDFSPAELPAIEEAIAKVGEAVPYLLKEGLAAAMNKYN, encoded by the coding sequence ATGAAGCTGATTATCGGTTTAGGCAATCCGGGGAAGGACTATTCCCGCAATCGCCATAATGTGGGGTTTCGCTGTATTAATTATCTGGCAAAAGCGCATGGCATCTCTCTGGGACAGCGAAATTGTCAGGCCCAACATGGTATGGGTCAAATAGCGGGTGTAAAGGCGGTTCTGGCCAAGCCGCGGACCTTCATGAACCTGAGCGGCGGATCTGTAAAGCTACTGGTACATAGATTCAAAGCCACGCCTGCTGATATAGTGATTATTCACGATGATCTTGATCTGCCAGTCGGCAAAGTCCGCCTTTATTCTAATGGAGGGTCAGGAGGACACAAAGGAATAGTGTCTGTTATCGCCATATTGGGAAGCCGGGACTTCGTTCGAATTCGGGTTGGCATAGGTCGTCCTGTGACAGATACCGATGCTGCCGATTATGTACTCGGCGATTTCAGCCCCGCAGAATTGCCTGCGATTGAGGAGGCAATTGCCAAGGTTGGCGAAGCTGTACCCTACCTGTTGAAGGAGGGATTGGCAGCAGCTATGAATAAGTACAACTAG